The Bryobacteraceae bacterium genome includes a window with the following:
- a CDS encoding oxidoreductase, whose translation MTTNRRAFLAGSAAAAAPAILHGSPSSTAANDRPAFGVIAAGGRGRYLARYFAKLGAQCVAVCDVREDCLQEALKDFPQAKTYYHHEELLAQKGIDFTVCAGPDHWHLQHLVDSLNAGKDVYTEKPLSKTLQESVVMVEAVRRSGKVVQVGMQRRSAPSLIKAKKLVDDGILGRITMVKAKWHWNTARPLNNSPFPGKVDWDRFLGPAPKRPMEPRRLRYWRWFRDYAGGNMTDQGTHLMDVVQWFTNSPPPRAAMAMGFVAKNEGAEHPEVFSATFDYGSFLTCWELNYCNDFDDSWSILFMGDQGTMLLNDAGVTVWKEPWKDNRTPILEEKAPVPIETHIQNFLDCLKTRQQPSCTVEIAQRAVAGPHLANIAMDLGRTVRLAEDLVTVS comes from the coding sequence ATGACCACCAACCGCCGCGCATTCCTGGCCGGCTCCGCAGCAGCCGCCGCCCCCGCCATTCTCCACGGCTCGCCATCCTCCACCGCCGCCAACGACAGGCCCGCTTTCGGCGTGATCGCCGCCGGCGGACGGGGCCGCTATCTCGCCCGCTACTTCGCGAAACTCGGCGCCCAGTGCGTGGCCGTCTGCGATGTCCGCGAAGACTGCCTGCAGGAGGCCCTGAAAGACTTTCCTCAGGCGAAGACGTATTACCACCACGAGGAACTTCTCGCGCAGAAGGGCATCGACTTCACCGTCTGCGCCGGTCCGGACCACTGGCACCTGCAGCACCTCGTCGACTCGCTCAACGCCGGCAAGGACGTCTACACCGAAAAGCCGCTCTCCAAAACACTTCAGGAGAGCGTTGTGATGGTGGAGGCCGTGCGACGCAGCGGCAAAGTCGTGCAGGTGGGCATGCAGCGGCGCAGCGCCCCCTCGCTGATCAAGGCCAAGAAGCTGGTCGACGACGGCATCCTCGGCCGGATCACGATGGTCAAGGCGAAGTGGCACTGGAACACCGCGCGCCCGCTGAACAACTCGCCCTTCCCCGGAAAAGTGGACTGGGACCGGTTTCTCGGCCCCGCGCCGAAACGCCCCATGGAGCCGCGGCGTCTGCGTTATTGGCGCTGGTTCCGCGATTACGCGGGCGGCAACATGACCGACCAGGGCACCCATCTGATGGACGTCGTGCAGTGGTTCACCAACTCGCCTCCGCCCCGCGCCGCCATGGCGATGGGCTTTGTGGCGAAAAACGAGGGCGCCGAGCACCCCGAAGTGTTCAGCGCCACGTTCGATTACGGCAGTTTCCTCACCTGCTGGGAGCTGAACTACTGCAACGATTTCGATGACAGCTGGTCGATTCTCTTCATGGGGGATCAGGGCACCATGCTGCTCAACGACGCGGGCGTCACGGTCTGGAAAGAGCCCTGGAAGGACAACCGCACGCCCATCCTCGAGGAAAAAGCGCCGGTTCCCATCGAAACCCACATCCAGAACTTCCTCGACTGCCTCAAGACCCGCCAGCAGCCCAGCTGCACCGTGGAGATCGCCCAGCGCGCCGTCGCCGGTCCGCATCTGGCCAACATCGCCATGGATCTGGGCCGCACCGTGAGGCTGGCCGAGGACCTTGTCACGGTGTCATGA
- a CDS encoding carboxymethylenebutenolidase, with amino-acid sequence MSEQNLRDHEKSLFPEPEPSARRGFIVTSLTAGFALAVRPVSAQTITTDTQGLEAGEVKIPAEGGLMPAYRAMPARGSNLPVVLVVHEIFGVHEYIKDVCRRLAKAGYLAVAPDLYARQGRVDNLENFEEIRKVVGRVPDAQVMADLDAAAKWAAQNGGSADKLAVTGFCWGGRIVWLYAAHQPKLKAGAAWYGQLVPRQASELQPKAPIEAAADLKAPVLGLYGEADQGIPVEHVERMRAALKQAGKTGEIIVYPAAPHGFHADYRPSYRKEAAEDGWKRMLAWFRQHGAG; translated from the coding sequence ATGTCAGAACAGAATCTGAGAGACCACGAAAAGAGCCTGTTCCCGGAACCGGAGCCCAGTGCGCGGCGCGGGTTCATCGTCACCAGCCTTACGGCGGGTTTTGCACTGGCCGTGCGGCCCGTCTCCGCGCAGACGATCACGACCGACACGCAGGGTCTGGAAGCGGGCGAAGTGAAGATCCCCGCCGAGGGAGGGCTGATGCCCGCCTACCGGGCGATGCCGGCGCGGGGCTCGAATCTGCCTGTCGTGCTGGTGGTGCACGAGATTTTCGGCGTGCACGAGTACATCAAAGACGTCTGCCGGCGGCTGGCGAAGGCTGGCTATCTGGCCGTCGCGCCGGATCTGTATGCGCGGCAGGGGCGCGTGGACAACCTGGAGAATTTCGAAGAGATCCGCAAGGTGGTGGGGCGGGTGCCGGACGCGCAGGTGATGGCGGATTTGGATGCCGCCGCGAAGTGGGCTGCGCAGAACGGAGGCAGCGCGGACAAGCTCGCGGTCACTGGCTTCTGCTGGGGCGGGCGCATCGTATGGCTGTATGCGGCGCATCAGCCGAAGCTGAAAGCCGGGGCGGCCTGGTACGGGCAGCTGGTGCCGAGGCAGGCTTCCGAGCTTCAGCCGAAGGCGCCGATTGAGGCGGCCGCGGATCTGAAAGCCCCGGTGCTCGGCCTGTACGGAGAGGCTGATCAGGGGATTCCCGTCGAGCATGTGGAGCGGATGCGCGCGGCGCTGAAACAGGCCGGCAAGACCGGCGAAATCATCGTCTACCCGGCGGCGCCGCACGGCTTCCACGCCGATTACCGGCCCAGCTACCGGAAGGAAGCGGCGGAAGACGGCTGGAAACGGATGCTTGCATGGTTCAGACAACACGGCGCCGGCTGA
- the gnl gene encoding gluconolactonase encodes MPRIRMIPLLLTLLAAVAWSQPPRSYPVLGKVVREDPRLDELLPPDARIEVLATGFEWAEGPVWDRKGGYLLFSDIPRNSIYKWTHERGIELFLKPSGYTGAAEYGREPGSNGLVIDPQGRLILMEHGDRRVARMDPDGGKVTLADRYQGKRLNSPNDGALKSNGDLYFTDPPYGLPKQWNDPRRELDFCGVYRWSNGTLTLLTSELSRPNGIAFSPDERILYVANSDPKRAIWMAYPVKEDGTVGPGRVFADVTAMVSRELPGLPDGLKVDARGNLWATGPGGVHIYAPDGKRLGRLDTGEATANVAWGDDGSTLYITADMYLCRVRTRVRGAGW; translated from the coding sequence ATGCCAAGGATCCGCATGATTCCACTGCTTCTGACCCTTCTGGCCGCGGTTGCCTGGAGCCAGCCGCCGCGCTCTTACCCCGTGCTTGGAAAGGTTGTCCGGGAAGATCCGCGCCTGGACGAACTCCTGCCGCCCGACGCCCGCATCGAGGTTCTGGCCACCGGTTTTGAGTGGGCCGAAGGCCCGGTTTGGGACCGCAAGGGCGGATATCTGCTGTTCAGCGACATTCCGCGCAACTCGATTTACAAATGGACGCACGAGCGCGGCATCGAACTTTTCCTCAAGCCGTCCGGCTATACCGGCGCTGCTGAATACGGGCGCGAGCCGGGCAGCAACGGGCTTGTCATCGATCCGCAGGGCAGGCTGATTCTGATGGAACACGGCGACCGCCGGGTTGCGCGCATGGATCCGGACGGCGGAAAAGTCACGCTTGCGGACCGGTATCAGGGCAAGCGTCTGAACAGCCCCAACGACGGGGCTCTCAAGTCGAACGGCGATCTCTACTTCACGGATCCTCCTTACGGGTTGCCCAAACAGTGGAACGACCCGCGCCGGGAGCTCGACTTCTGCGGCGTCTACCGATGGTCCAACGGCACGCTGACCCTGCTGACTTCCGAGCTCAGCCGTCCGAACGGCATCGCCTTCTCGCCGGATGAAAGGATCCTTTACGTGGCCAACAGCGACCCGAAGCGCGCCATCTGGATGGCGTACCCGGTGAAGGAAGATGGGACGGTCGGCCCGGGCCGCGTGTTTGCCGACGTCACCGCGATGGTCAGCCGGGAGCTGCCCGGTCTGCCCGACGGTCTGAAAGTCGACGCCCGCGGCAACCTCTGGGCCACGGGTCCGGGCGGCGTGCACATCTATGCCCCCGATGGAAAACGGCTCGGCCGCCTGGACACGGGAGAGGCGACCGCAAACGTCGCGTGGGGCGACGACGGCTCGACCCTTTACATCACGGCGGACATGTATCTCTGCCGCGTGCGGACCAGAGTCCGCGGCGCCGGCTGGTAA
- the thiG gene encoding thiazole synthase, whose amino-acid sequence MDTPFTIAGRTFRSRLMIGTGKYRSFDEMVRCHEASGAEVVTVAVRRVNLTDRSKESMLDYIDRSKYFILPNTAGCYNVDDAVRTALLAREVGLSNWIKLEVIGDEKTLFPDVFGLVEATKLLVKEGFVVLPYTNDDLITARRLIDAGAAAVMPLAAPIGSGLGIQNFATLRILREQITEVPLIVDAGVGTASDACIAMEMGFDGVLLNTAVAAAQNSVAMAAAMKHAVEAGRLAFLAGRMERRLYASASSPLTGVIR is encoded by the coding sequence ATGGACACGCCCTTCACCATAGCCGGACGCACGTTCCGCTCCCGCCTGATGATCGGTACCGGCAAGTACCGCAGCTTCGACGAGATGGTGCGGTGCCACGAAGCGTCCGGAGCGGAAGTGGTCACGGTGGCGGTGCGCCGCGTGAATCTGACCGACCGGTCGAAGGAGTCGATGCTCGATTACATCGACCGCTCGAAATACTTCATCCTTCCGAACACGGCTGGCTGCTACAACGTCGATGACGCGGTGCGCACGGCGCTGCTGGCGCGCGAGGTGGGGCTGTCGAACTGGATCAAGCTGGAAGTGATCGGCGACGAGAAGACGCTGTTCCCCGACGTCTTCGGACTCGTGGAAGCGACGAAGCTCCTCGTGAAGGAAGGCTTCGTCGTGCTGCCGTACACCAACGACGATCTGATCACGGCCCGCCGCCTGATCGACGCGGGCGCGGCTGCAGTGATGCCGCTGGCGGCGCCCATCGGAAGCGGTCTGGGCATCCAGAACTTCGCCACGCTCCGCATTCTGCGCGAGCAGATCACCGAGGTGCCGCTGATCGTGGACGCCGGCGTGGGCACCGCCTCGGACGCCTGCATCGCCATGGAAATGGGCTTCGACGGCGTGCTGCTGAACACGGCTGTCGCCGCCGCGCAGAACAGCGTGGCCATGGCGGCGGCGATGAAGCACGCCGTGGAGGCTGGGCGGCTCGCGTTTCTCGCCGGACGGATGGAGCGGCGGCTGTATGCAAGCGCCAGCTCGCCGCTCACTGGCGTGATCCGCTGA
- a CDS encoding aldehyde dehydrogenase, whose amino-acid sequence MSVPEYPMLIGGLEHRSESPIIVRTPFDGQPFATVYAAQERHLALAVEAAEKAAPVMREMTRAQRATILLRAHALLEKRKDLFARTIASESGKPLREARTEVERALNTLFFSAEEAHRLAGEEVPMDAAPAGAGRMAMFIREPLGVIAAITPFNFPLNLSMHKIGPALAAGNTVVHKPASATPVTALLLARLFLDAGLPTGALNVVTGPGGAIGDYLVEHPGVRMVTFTGSAEVGLRIRSRAGMKRVTLELGNNSAVIVCADANLDDAVALCVPGAYANSGQVCISVQRIFAEEPVHEEFVERFSEKASQLPVGHPLDENAAVTSLITEAEAQRVVSWIGEAIEQGARLVCGGGRQRATVQPAVLSDVPPQARLFAQEAFGPVAGINRFASLDEAIAAVNDSPYGLQASIFTRDIEKAFRAARRVHVGGFLINDVPQLRVDQMPYGGVKLSGTGREGPRFAIEEMTEIKLISWRVSV is encoded by the coding sequence ATGTCCGTGCCCGAATACCCGATGCTGATTGGCGGTCTGGAGCACCGCTCGGAATCGCCCATCATCGTGCGCACGCCCTTTGACGGCCAGCCTTTCGCCACTGTCTATGCCGCCCAGGAACGGCATCTGGCGCTGGCTGTCGAAGCTGCCGAGAAGGCTGCGCCTGTCATGCGGGAGATGACGCGCGCGCAGCGCGCAACCATCCTTCTCCGGGCGCACGCGCTGCTCGAAAAACGCAAGGACCTGTTCGCCCGCACCATCGCCAGCGAAAGCGGCAAGCCGCTGCGCGAGGCGCGCACGGAAGTGGAGCGCGCCCTGAACACGCTTTTCTTCTCCGCCGAAGAAGCCCATCGCCTCGCCGGCGAGGAAGTCCCGATGGACGCAGCGCCCGCCGGCGCGGGACGCATGGCGATGTTCATCCGCGAACCCCTCGGCGTCATCGCCGCCATCACCCCGTTCAACTTTCCTCTCAATCTGTCGATGCACAAGATCGGTCCCGCGCTGGCGGCAGGCAATACCGTCGTTCACAAGCCCGCCTCCGCCACGCCGGTCACGGCGTTGCTGCTCGCCCGGCTGTTCCTCGACGCCGGACTGCCGACCGGAGCGCTCAACGTGGTCACCGGACCGGGCGGCGCCATCGGGGACTATCTCGTCGAACACCCCGGCGTGCGGATGGTCACCTTCACCGGCAGCGCCGAAGTCGGCCTTCGCATCCGCTCCCGGGCGGGCATGAAGCGCGTGACGCTGGAGCTCGGCAACAACTCCGCGGTCATCGTCTGCGCCGACGCGAACCTCGATGACGCTGTTGCTCTCTGCGTTCCGGGCGCCTACGCCAACTCCGGGCAGGTCTGCATTTCCGTCCAGAGGATCTTCGCTGAAGAGCCCGTCCACGAAGAGTTCGTCGAACGCTTTTCGGAAAAAGCCTCCCAGCTGCCTGTTGGCCACCCGCTGGACGAAAACGCCGCGGTGACTTCGCTGATCACGGAAGCCGAGGCGCAGCGCGTCGTATCCTGGATCGGCGAGGCGATCGAGCAGGGCGCGCGGCTCGTCTGCGGCGGCGGACGGCAGCGCGCGACGGTGCAGCCTGCCGTGCTGTCGGATGTTCCCCCGCAGGCGCGCCTGTTCGCCCAGGAGGCGTTCGGCCCCGTGGCCGGCATCAACCGTTTCGCCAGCCTCGACGAGGCCATCGCCGCCGTCAACGATTCGCCCTACGGGCTGCAGGCTTCCATCTTCACCCGCGATATCGAAAAAGCCTTCCGCGCCGCCCGCCGCGTCCACGTCGGCGGATTTCTCATCAACGACGTGCCGCAGCTGCGGGTGGATCAGATGCCCTATGGCGGCGTGAAGCTCAGCGGCACGGGGCGCGAAGGTCCGCGCTTCGCCATCGAGGAGATGACAGAGATCAAGCTGATCTCCTGGCGCGTCAGCGTCTGA
- a CDS encoding xylose isomerase, with the protein MNRRTFLAAAAGVPAGLASAQPQEALPKKARLKPALCAYSFRQDLQSKARSYEDLVRSCVEWDVDGLDMTVYWVPSTERAWLHSLRRLAYRCGISIYSIAIRTELTRAEQKERDAEVENIRRWVDAAAALGAGHIRVFGGYLRNGITEEQAVPWVVECLQRGAEIAGAQGVILGLENHGGITTRAERILEIVRKVNSPWVGVNLDTGNFPQDPWRQMEMCLPYAVNVQVKSEMVHEDGRRGPQDWDRVVKLVASGGYKGYLSLEYEAKEPAATAVPRLLGELRGLCRKYSA; encoded by the coding sequence ATGAACCGCCGAACGTTCCTCGCTGCAGCCGCGGGAGTGCCCGCCGGTCTTGCCTCCGCCCAGCCGCAGGAAGCACTGCCGAAGAAGGCAAGACTCAAGCCGGCGCTGTGCGCGTATTCGTTCCGTCAGGATCTGCAGTCGAAAGCGCGCAGTTATGAAGATCTGGTCCGTTCGTGCGTCGAGTGGGACGTGGACGGTCTCGACATGACAGTGTATTGGGTGCCGTCCACCGAACGCGCGTGGCTGCATTCCCTGCGAAGGCTGGCTTACCGCTGCGGCATCTCGATTTACTCGATCGCCATCCGGACGGAACTGACGCGTGCGGAACAGAAGGAGCGCGACGCCGAGGTGGAGAACATCCGCCGCTGGGTGGACGCCGCCGCGGCGCTTGGCGCGGGTCACATCCGCGTGTTCGGAGGATATCTGCGCAACGGGATCACGGAAGAGCAGGCCGTGCCGTGGGTGGTGGAGTGCCTGCAGCGGGGCGCGGAGATTGCGGGCGCGCAGGGCGTGATTCTCGGGCTGGAGAATCACGGAGGCATCACGACGCGCGCAGAGCGAATCCTGGAGATCGTGCGGAAGGTGAATTCGCCGTGGGTGGGCGTCAACCTGGACACCGGCAATTTTCCGCAGGATCCGTGGCGGCAGATGGAGATGTGCCTGCCGTACGCCGTGAACGTGCAGGTGAAGTCCGAGATGGTCCACGAAGACGGCAGGCGCGGACCGCAGGACTGGGACCGCGTGGTGAAGCTGGTAGCGTCGGGCGGCTACAAAGGGTATCTGTCGCTGGAATACGAGGCGAAAGAGCCGGCGGCGACGGCGGTGCCGCGGCTTCTGGGCGAGCTGCGCGGACTTTGCCGGAAATACTCGGCGTAG